The Chroicocephalus ridibundus chromosome 8, bChrRid1.1, whole genome shotgun sequence genome includes the window agatttaaaataataataataatctaagTGCTGTTTAATAATGGATGTTGATTTTCAAGACACTCCTCTACACAGTTAATAGTGCTCACAGTCATTCTTATTATAAGATTTGCAATGGAGTGCACAgaaactttaggaaaaaagaacTACGTAAACTGAATGTTTCCAATGTTATCAAATCATTTAACAGCAGCAAATATTTACCAATAGCTTTTCAACAAGGTCTTTTGCCTTGGGAAAAAATTTTTCTGGAAAGTCATATTCCAACTTTATTATCTTCTGGAATATAAGATATtcatttctgcaaaagaaaaatattggctTTTGTTATTAGTTCTTCACAGTCTTTCACCCTAACAGCGCATAACCTGGACAAATATTAAACAGGAGATCTACAAGTAAAGTCACATTCTCATCAATCTTTCTAGGGTAAAGGCGTACACTCTTCCAAGTATCTATGATTCTCTAGGTACCAGATACTTGAATAATAACAAGGAAAGTTCAAATGACTCAATACAGAGGTGCCTCATACCCCCTTCATAGTTACCTTTATGGTATAAATTACATGTGAAATCCTAGGATAAATTAAGGAATCTCTCTCAGAAGCAGTAGCTATAGCTGTCTGATCATTTTCATGACATCAGAAAGGACAAATAAAAGCAGGCATGACATTAACACCAACACTGCACCATAAAAAGTTGTACTTCAGAACTGGTAGTGAGGTAAAAGCCAAAACCAAGTCAAATATATTTATGATCTACATGTAAAGAATTAGCTTAAATCTCTTACCCAGCTCTAAATGGAGGCAATCCAGCTACAAGCTGATATATTATACATCCCAGAGCCCAGAGGTCAGAgcttcaaaagaaaggaaaaaagacaccCACATTGCATGTTTTCCTATAAGAAGTCTTTAAACcgtaatttaaaacatttttttaagcttCTGCTAATTATAACATAGCACAAACACATTGGAAAAACCTGCCTAGCAAAATTTCCACACTATTTTCACTTAATTCCTTGACAGAAGAGTACAGTAGcaacaaaactttcaaaaaaaagtaTACAGTAACCATCCCACAACAACTGACTACATGTGCAAGACAGCTGAATTCTCAGTCAAAATAATTAATGAGTATGTAATGAGACTAAAAGAATACCTATTTTCCACTACCACAATTCAAAGATGCATCCACCATAACGCAATAAATGCTCCTTCAGAATTAAAATCCTTTCctctaaatattttatgcaaaaaaaagtcacaatacaGCTTTTTCACTTAAAGCTTTTATGAAGACACAAACAAAAATGGTACATGGGTGAGGGAAAGTCCTAAGTTTTAGTGCGTGGGCCTGAAAGAGTATTTTCAACTTATTTTATCTTGTGGCAAACTATATGTAGATTTGATTAAAGCTTAGAAATCCTCATGGAACACTAAAATACTAACAAAGACTCAGAACTACTCAAATTAAGAGTTTTCTGTGAAGATGAAGCATTACACAACTTCTAAGAGGAGATGATAGCATGATGAAGTCTTTCCATTAGCCAAACCAGTCAAAATCTCTTTACTAGAAGTAAAAGTGGAAAATCTAGTGGTATTTCTATAATTTCAAGAAATGCTAGCACAAATTACCACAGTTATCCCTGTAAGAGATCTCTCTTCCCCATGATTTGTCAGTGATTACTTTGATTATTCTTCCATCATTGTAATAAAATAGATATACAACAGTCTGTAGGTTACCATCAAGAACCAATTTAAAGGGGGTAAGAAATTTCTCACGGATATCACTCATACAAGACAGAGAGATGAGCTTTAAACCACTGCAAACCCCAAGCAGGGCCTGGCAAAGATAACTGTAAGTTGATCTAAATACAAGTCAGGGAAAGCTGTAGCTTTTCGCCTAACTGACAGAATGCAAcattctgctgcttttacagCAGGAATTACTGTATTAGAGCAAGCTTatataaaagagaataaaaataattatattatttggATAATAGAAAAAGGTTTTCTGACTTATTTATGGGTAAGGGAAATCCAACTTCACATTACACACCTTCTCCTGACAACACCTACTGCTGTCTGCAGAACTCCAGAAGGTAGATGAACTGAGGAAGCCAGCACTCAAAGAAGAAGTaatactttttaagaaaaaaaaattttcaaactCTCTTAAAAGACCTTTATACTCAAGCATCTTGTTTCTTTGTAATACAAAgcttgcttgctttatttatcCCCTCCCCACCATTTGACAGTATCCTGACAGAGTCAGTGAAGTTCTGAAATACAATCGAGTCCTCACCTTTTACAGGCAGATTTCTCTgtcagcagctctggagaaacaTACTGTGCTGTCCCTACAAATGAGTTTGCCCGCGCTGGtaataaaaattgaaagaaataagcaaatacaTACTTATGGGGAAGCCaacctgccccttccctcactGCCGTGcccgccccacccccccaatTAAAAAAGCCCAAAGGCAATCTATTGCAAGTTATATAACACTACAAAGAACCCACACGAATTTTGTTTCTCTACCCATCCACAAAACCTTCTTGGAAGGGGCAAATCAACCTCAGTGGTGTCTATTTGGTTCAAGAAGCTAGGCATTTAGGCACTTCATTAGGTATAAAATCTACCAACACAAGCTTTCTATATTCAAGTAAAAAGTTAAGTTTATTGAATTCAGTTCAGGCTAGTGCTTTTCTCAGTCACTGTGTGCAGCATCACTGATTCACAGATTAACACTAAGCAACTAGTAACACAAGAACTCTATAACCTTCATTTGAGCAACTCTCCTAGTCACTGAGGTTAAATACATAAGCAGCGCAAAAACTTACATTTTCAGCTAAGCCACAGTAAGTCCTTGTATTcttgttttgcaaatgaaaagtaatttgaaGTAGTTCAACTTTCCACTCTATTTGGTGATCTAGCTGGCTATACCACTACACCAAATATCACCTCTTCTGACATAATTTAAGAAGTGACAGTCAAAACTGCTTCAAGCTCTCGCAGCGATTTTGTTACATAAGAGGTAATGATATTTGAAGGATACCATTTGGTAAACAAAACATACATACATTTCAAAGGACCATTTGCTATAGTTATCTGTGGCACATGATGAAGTAATGGCATACCTTGTCTGCTATCTGCAGATAATACTTTTGCTGTTCCAAAGTCTGTAATTTGAATGTGCATATCTTCGTTTAGCAAGATGTTCTCTGGCTTAAGGTCCCTGGAAGAGgcagatttttatatttaaatagcACACAAATTAAAGTTGCAAAACTTAGTGACTTACATACATGATGCTATCATAAATGATGCAGGTATTCTATAAACATTGTTACGTCAACTTTCCTCTAACTTGTAGCTGTCAACATGCAGACTgctcacagattttaaaaagcctgttaattaacattttttctaaaaagacCTGAAATAATGAATAATCTCAAAACTAAGCCATTGTACGTATTAGTTgttcaacaaaaatgaaaaaaaacaaacccaaacaaccttcACTCTCAAGCCTTAACTTAAATAACATCCGAGACTGACATGGCAGTAAGATCTTCTAGGCTTGTTTTAGTCAGTGCAAAATTCCAGTTAGTCAAAGAATGCCACCCCCCAGCTAAATGTCCAGAAGAGGTAAAAACCATAAAGCACCTTCACTCTTTAAGAGCAGCATATTTACACCCGTCACATACAAATCCACGTACAATCTGTATTTCCAAGGTATGGGTACCATTTGTATGGACACTGCCTCTGATTCCGAATAAAACCAGACCTCACAGTATCACACACAATATATAGCAACACAGAATTAGATGTTAAGAGGTTCATTTagcaacaacattaaaaaaaatagcattgggCTACACTGTTATGATATTATTTACTTTGCACCAAGCTTCCTCAGTTGACAAGAAAAAGACAACGCACTTCCCTCTAAGAAGTATCTTTGGATGCTCACAAAGAAATCTAGAAGCATGGGAGCTGTTTTGGTTGACTGGTAAGAAAAATCAGTGCAATTCAAAGCTATTTCCATCAACCACCATGCGGCATTATTGTCCTCAGATTAGAGCCCCCTATTATTAAAAAACATGGGTTGTACAGTTTAAAGTCTGTGAACTAGCACAGACAGCAATTGGAATGAAGTAATTATGACACACAAGACAAAaaccttgtttgttttcctgtaactATTCTCAGAGAGAAGTAGAAAGTACATGACTGGAAGAGACCTTTTTAAcagttctgtgtgtttttttttaagtatacaaATTGATATATATATACTGTACTCTATACACACAGTTTATATATCATATACCTGTATTGCATATTAACATTATGGATCTAGGATATATATAGATATCTACATACATTAGCTTTCCACAAAATCCACGTTTGCTACAGACTTCACAAGGAACACTTCCAGAAAAAACACCTTTGCATAATCAAATGCATGTTTATCTCAGCTTTGTATTACCTGTGAATTATTCCTTTCCCATGCAAATACTCCAGGGCTGATACAATTTCAGCGGTATAAAATCTGGTACAGGTCTCATCAAATGAGCCGATTTTACGTATATACTTTAGCAGCTCTCCGTTTTTGGCATAACTAAGCCCAAAATCTGAATGTAAGTATAGTTAAGGTCTATCACTAAACCattctaaaacaaaaccaaataccaCCGCACTTCATTCCAAAGACAAGAATAATACTAAAAATACATGAAGAACAGGGAAGAAGTGAAGCTGGTTAATTTGAAACTTTACATGGTAGCAACGTAAAAccatttcttaaatatattaacaaCCTAGGACACAGGCCCAAATTTCTTAGCATAGCAAAGACTACATAAAGGGTTAAATTTATAGTTTTTCCAGACATTCGCCTGAATAATTCATTTAAACTGTATACATAATTGCCCTCAAAGAGAACTATTTACAGTCATAACCAGAATTCAACCTAAGTTTAAAATAGCCCCATCATCTGGAAAGTTCCAAAGTCATCCCAGTGTTCAATGAACAAATTTTTACATTACAAGAGAGCCCCTGTAAGTTCTGTTGCTGCGCAGGTGTGCTATGGACGTACGCACATGCATGATATAGGGCCTGTGCACACCGCTAACACAACTACTTACTGACCCCAGAAATAGACTGATCTATCCTTTTACCCTTGACACAGCCAATTTGAAGCAGGAACTTCAGGAGGAAATTCACATCATTAACATTttcttcacaagaaaaaaaaagccaactgcaAACCAATGAGCTTTCAAGATGAATCCACACTTTGCAATTGCCGCTAGAGAGAGAACTTGGGAAACAGTGGCCCAAACAGAAGAGTTTCGGCTTTCTATCATTCAGACTATTCTGTAAGCACTTTTATGTAAGAAAGATTTTAATAGATCTATGGTTTAAATAAGAAACAATAGTAGTAAATATAGCTGACTACCCCTATTTTAAACACAGGAATTGTGGTGTTTTACTGTATAgatcagaaataaaacatttctaatacATTTCTCATATACCcccccaattttattttttttaattattttaaacttagATTGTTGCAAGTTGCCCTTCAGCATTTACCAAATGGACAATACAAGTTATTGTTTTATTCATCTCCCCTGTCCCACAAGTCACCCACTGTTCTCTTTGAGGGGTCGCACTCATTCTATTTGCTTAATATCTATTACAAGAATGACCGCAAAAAATTGCATCACAAAcattaagatattttaaatatctgaagTTACTTCCATCTTTCCTGTTACACAATGTTTCAAAGGAACCAATACTGGTGATTGTTACTTTTAAGAAAGTGTTACAGAAAGTTTTAAAACGCAAAGGATACATAGCTTTTCATCATCCTGAAAGGTGAAGTAGAGTTTCACAAAAAAAGGGTGATCCAGTCGGGACATTACATCTCTCTCTCGTGTCACATATGgcaccttgttttcttttatgataTGACGCTTTTCTAGAATTTTAACTTTATGAAAAAAGACAGAGTGAAAACGCAGGAGGTACAACCAAATTAAGTCCATTTAAGTAATTTGcttggggttgtggtttttttttgttagataaaATTATCATAAAACCACTAATACTGTCTTTTGAACAGGTGTTTTGTACCAGAACTACACTGacattgtatttttaaacagtttgtgCTGAAGGAGTGAATACTTACTGGCATATTCTCTAGAACTTGCCAATTCTCGAGCCAAGACGACCTGTtgccagaagagagaaaatacattGTAACCATTAATTAAAGACCTCAGTAACATTGGTTTTCGTCTTCCAGCAGGTATTTAGAATACTGATTCTCCAAAATAAGCTATCACAACTGCAAtcaagcaaaatatttaagcCTGTGTTGATATGATGCTGCCTTCACCAAGACCTCTGCAGAAATTCAGTTCAGCATCACAACGCTTATAGACCTGACTGGGTAATCActgatttacattttcttttttccaggagaaTTCTGAAGATGATAACATAAGTCACAATAAATTGCCACATCTTtttaagggggtgggggggaggaagcaACAAGTGCACTGaggaatatttataaaaatttgtCACAGTACTTCTTAACATAAATGGCAAATATTGAAAGATAAATGTTATCTGAAAGATCAAAACTGAGAAGTGAGACAGTTTTCAACTACTTACAGGTTGTtaggaaaaagattttaaaaaagggaatgaGAGATTTCCAATTAGTAGAAGCAAGGAATAAAGTTTCAGGCaagcagttttatatttttaaaggagaaaagcttttggAGGAACACAAATTAAAGTTGCCTTCAAGAAAACTTCtataaaaggcaatttttaaGACAATCTGAAAAGCCCTCTTGCATGAATCCGAGCAATAACCTCTTAACAATAGATGACTACTGtttgtgtttttctcattttaagtttATATCCATTCCAATACCTTGCTAGAATCTCAACATTATActaacttttaattttatttttttaaatcactgcacCAGGCTTGCTTCTAATACACTTCTCATTATATTCTACCCCTTGCAAAATCAGTTATGAGTACTCCAAAATATTATTACATACACCTGATACACAATGTAACAGACTGGTGGAAATTTTGTACAAGCTGCATCTCTGCATAAGGAATTTTTGAGACCCCTCTGTGTACACAGGCAACATTATTTACAGCTGTGCAACCAAATGAGAAATGTTTGTAACTTTTCCAATTTTTGTTGCCAGGTTTCATCAACCAAGTCTACCATTAAAGCTACTAAAAGCAGGTCACTTTAAAATCAGTTGTTAAATAAATACCCAGATATATAGTACTAACTTTCTGCATTTTGGAAATTGACACCTctacattttcataaaaacaatTCAGTGCCATcagtaaaacaaaaatccaacagGCAACCTCGCCTATATATCCACACACAGGGAGTCCGTAGTCAGATGGCAGTAGTGATCAACCGACACAGGTAGAAATACATCTTAGCTAATAAGTCTCATTAATTGAATTAAGCTGTATAGCTTAATTGAATTAAGCTGTATAGCTCCAAAGACTGACTCTCCTCCAGTAGAAGCAGAGAAAGAATACTGGAGAAGTAACACTGTTCTTACTTTCTTCCCTAAGCATCTGGCAGTAGCTCCTGCCACAGACAGGACCCTGCATGGAAGTTCTTACCACAAACTCCTAGCCCAGTCCTAGTCCTTTATATCATAAAATTTTAGCATAGCCCATTATGCTATCAAACTTACATTAGAAAGCATTGTCTCCTAAAAATCCAAACATCAAGTCATCAGTGTACAATGGAACTCCTGATGAGTTCAAAAGGTACTTGAAAAATCAGCACCCATATTTAGTGCAATACTTAATTTTAATAGTAAAACTTAAAACCACTATGTATCATTCATTTACCCTTCAAGTTGCTCTCTCCAGATTTAGATCTCGGCAATATTACTCGCACAACAAATTTTGAAGTTTATCTAAGATATCCGGCACTTCTTATAAAAAGTAAAGTTACCGTTGAAAAAGATCCTTCACCCAGAATTTTCCCAAATTTGAAGTCATCGGGTCGTTTCTTTCGAGGCTGTGGAGGCTGCTGTCCTGTATGTTGCTGCAAGGAATTCGAACTAGATCTTGATTCGGCTGCAGTGCCCTCCATGTTagatccctgcctgctgccacagGTGGAAATGACAGATGGAGTGCTGGAATCTGCTTGGTTCCTCACCATTGATGGGGATGAACAGGAGCATAACACTACGCTAGACTGGATTGGAACAGCATCAtactgaaaagagaaatcaaactGTTATTCCCATACTTTTGAATAATTACCATACACATCTGCACTCCATTTCCATACAAGCATCATACAAAGTCCTATTTGAAAGGGTTATCATTGTAACGTCTTTACAAGGGAATGTTGGCATTTATTTTGGAAATGGCAGCTCTTAATTTATTAAACAACTCTGTTTAGGTCATGCTGCACACGTACATGTAGCCATGAGTCAAAAGTCTGAACACTTTAAttcaaaaaaaatgctgcttatCATTAAGATACGGAATTTCATGGTATATTCTCCTACAAATAACATGATCTTCATGCTTAGACACAGAGCCATCCATCCAATCTTAACAAGTAGCAGTTTTCCTGAAACTAAAATAATTATCTAGTTACGCAATGAACACCTGTATTCACGAGCAACATTAGTTTAGAGATCCAAGTTACAATGAACCACAAAGGAACAAGTAAAGCATGAAAACTTTAGTGGAGACAAAGGATACATTCCTACATTTTTACTTGTAATCTCACTTTCTCCAATAGCATTTCTCCTTAACACACAttggagaaaaacaggaagaaaagagagaacaaCACACAAAAGACAGATCAGCTGGACTTTTTAATAATCATATCTAATCAAATATCTAATACTTTTTTTTGAAGAATGCTCTGGTCCATGACCTTTTAAGACAAGAGTGACTACACTATTTAAATCGTACATATGGTCACATAAAGACATCCCAATTCCAAAACAAAGAACCAGATATAGCAAGTACAAGAAGATACACTCCAAATAGTGACTCTTGTAATATACGAAGCAAATCATCTATTTGTATCCTTTAATCAATTTTTCCCAAGTAAGACCACGGAAACCTTGTCAagctgctttccctccctgttGGTAAATACACCTCCATCAGTCTGTCAGGTGTCTGCTTCAAATGCTTTACTTGAAACGGGCCAGAAAACACAGACAATAGGAAAGCTCTGCTGAACTACTTCTgacaataaaaactgaaatggTATGCAAACAGAGGGAATATTTAAGAGAATTAAAACCAAGTctgaacattattttttaaactcagtATTCCAACATACGCACAGCAGAACAAAACTGTGACTTAATGAAGATCTCCTAACCTCAAAACAGATGTATTATACAACTTTGACCTAGTCTGTAACATATCTCATGTTGATAATCAAATAAACACTACTGACAAAAAGAATTTATCTCATGAATTTCAATTTGATTCAGAacaattttctgcatttctatcAGAAACCACTTTAGAAGGGAACTGGACTTGCATTCAATCATGCATATGGGCTTAAAGCACCTACCTCCCAAATTAGCAATTACTCACTTGGCAGTGCTCTATGCATTAGGGAAAAGCAGCCCTTATTTACTGCTaaacttctttcaaaaataagatACAATTCAGAAATACACTTTACTTGCACATTTAGTGGCATTACAGAACAATGAGACATAAACGTATTTCTAAGCGTGCAAACATATACTTTCTAAATTGTGACGAAGATAACGAGGTCAAAAAGAATACAGCTACAACTCACCGTTTTCTCCACTCTCCATAATTGATATATAAATATCAGTTCCCACAAGACTGAAAATTAACTATTATTAAACAGCTATTCTAAACAATATCTTCCAAGAAGCATAAGGGAAGATTCCCTTTCCAATCTAAGCGCAGCTTACTTGCTCTAGGATCTCTATTGCTCCTTAGGGCTTATTCCAAGAACTATGACTACATCGATGGGGCAGCAGATCAAGAGCAGGTAACAGCTTCTCTTATTAGACCTCTGTCTGAGCTTTGTGACACGGCAGAGACTGATGAGGAATCTGCCTATAATGACAgctatttgctatatttttacagcttttgtgaGGACAAACGAGGGGGGGGAGGTGAGGCTGGCAGAAGATCTGGAGACAGATGGGggaattttgcttttcaaaaagttCACTAACTCGCCCGGAGAGCGGGATATGCTCCTACTCAGAATCAGTTATGCAGCATTCTTACCTTTCAAGAGAAGAAAGTGCATTGATGCTATTATTACAAAAACAGCACATATACATTAAAGTATGCATGCTATAGGTCACAGTTCCTTTCATGCCTTCTGTGCAGATATTTTAGCTGACACAGACCAGGTATTGTTTCTAACATTCTCATAGCCCAGCTGAATTACCTTTCCTTCAGACAGCTACTCAAACAGCAGCCTGTATAAGGATACACAGTAGCTAGAATTAAAACCAGATTGTACTCTTTCCTATCAAGAGTACAGCAAGGCTGACACAAGCATGACTGCTCAACAACTGAGGTGAAACCGATGTAAGAAACATCCCATTACTTGAAAtatagcaagtaaaaaaaaaaaaacaaaaccacaacagactGAATATTAGGATTTAAATGATGAACTGGCTCCAGCCAGGTTATTCTAGAGCACCTAAGGGCTTACAggtaaataaagcagcagcattgTGGGGGGATCTGATTAGATTCTGCAGCTAGCAAGATCaccttgaaaaaagaaacaagaaaaaaaaacaccaccacaaaagcacactgaaagggggaaaaatatcttGGATGCAGTATATTTCCTTGCACAGTATCTAAAACTAAGTCACGATGAATATCAAGTATAGAAAAGTCCTAAGGGAGGAAGAAACAGGAGTAAAGGACTTTGTAGAAAGAGAAGGTTATTTCCAGCCAAGGTATAACGTCAATTAGTCCCCTGACTTTCTCAAAGGAAAGTCAAGATTAAGAACAAGGAGGACAGAGGAAGATGCAATAGATTTAGAGTATCAGTTACCTAAGAAATGACAGAACTATGCAACTAGATATGTTGCACTTGAACATGTATAGAAAAGGTCACTCCTACACTTTTCTTTCCACACTTCACATATTCTTGTTTAGTATTTTGTGTCCTGTATTATTTACcttctcagttttattttgaaagattaaaaaaacatatcTGCAGAGACTATACATGTACCTACATATGTGTCTCCACAATTGCCAGAGAGTACAGACTAGCTCATCCAGTCTAACCTTGTACAGCCACAAAATTAAAGATTCTTCTTCTGCTAGATACAGGCTTTTCCTAGCAGGATACAAAGTCAATCACTGAAAAATTCAAAAAGCTTCTAAACTGCATCTGCAGTTCTCAGAAGCTTGAGGATGCTCTCCTTCCAGCAACTACCAACATTTCTCAGCTGGCAAGCCAGTAAAAGCACAGACTCTCACACAGCAACAACAAACTTACCTACTGCATGTCACAGATCACCGTGGACCACACTGA containing:
- the PDPK1 gene encoding 3-phosphoinositide-dependent protein kinase 1 isoform X2, which encodes MVRNQADSSTPSVISTCGSRQGSNMEGTAAESRSSSNSLQQHTGQQPPQPRKKRPDDFKFGKILGEGSFSTVVLARELASSREYAIKILEKRHIIKENKVPYVTRERDVMSRLDHPFFVKLYFTFQDDEKLYFGLSYAKNGELLKYIRKIGSFDETCTRFYTAEIVSALEYLHGKGIIHRDLKPENILLNEDMHIQITDFGTAKVLSADSRQARANSFVGTAQYVSPELLTEKSACKSSDLWALGCIIYQLVAGLPPFRAGNEYLIFQKIIKLEYDFPEKFFPKAKDLVEKLLVLDATNRLGCEEMGGYGPLKAHPFFESIVWENLHLQTPPKLTAYLPAMSEDDEDCYGNYDNLLSQFGCMQVSGSASSHSLSAPETSTPQTSGGNIEQYIHDLDNNSFELDLQFSEDEKRLLLAKQAGGNPWHQFVENNLILKMGPVDKRKGLFARRRQLLLTEGPHLYYVDPVNKVLKGEIPWSLELRPEAKNFKTFFVHTPNRTYYLMDPSGNAHKWCKKIHEVWRHRYHQNAAK
- the PDPK1 gene encoding 3-phosphoinositide-dependent protein kinase 1 isoform X1, translating into MASTSSHLYDAVPIQSSVVLCSCSSPSMVRNQADSSTPSVISTCGSRQGSNMEGTAAESRSSSNSLQQHTGQQPPQPRKKRPDDFKFGKILGEGSFSTVVLARELASSREYAIKILEKRHIIKENKVPYVTRERDVMSRLDHPFFVKLYFTFQDDEKLYFGLSYAKNGELLKYIRKIGSFDETCTRFYTAEIVSALEYLHGKGIIHRDLKPENILLNEDMHIQITDFGTAKVLSADSRQARANSFVGTAQYVSPELLTEKSACKSSDLWALGCIIYQLVAGLPPFRAGNEYLIFQKIIKLEYDFPEKFFPKAKDLVEKLLVLDATNRLGCEEMGGYGPLKAHPFFESIVWENLHLQTPPKLTAYLPAMSEDDEDCYGNYDNLLSQFGCMQVSGSASSHSLSAPETSTPQTSGGNIEQYIHDLDNNSFELDLQFSEDEKRLLLAKQAGGNPWHQFVENNLILKMGPVDKRKGLFARRRQLLLTEGPHLYYVDPVNKVLKGEIPWSLELRPEAKNFKTFFVHTPNRTYYLMDPSGNAHKWCKKIHEVWRHRYHQNAAK